Proteins encoded in a region of the Stieleria neptunia genome:
- a CDS encoding multiheme c-type cytochrome, translating into MNGAVLCLSVVIGMVCGGLVWWLKRSILAAVLVPVVVVALVALALPPAAAPVAPRPDAPRADAPRPDALGSEPLTPQPQQDVPTSAKLAAFRPIEVPDHGYVASDACRECHPQNHATWFASYHRTMTQVADPEVVLGDFDDVKLSQHGRDYQLREFDGVCWVEMPDPAAIAGTAAASQRVQRPIVMTTGSHHMQAYWFPTGARRTLAIFPFVFLTETQEWIPRSAAFLKPNDGGVSHERGRWNSACSQCHSTHPQTRALPRGEWDTRAAEFGISCEACHGPGQPHIAYHRDSAANQNPAARLSSDPIVNPENLSHVRSSQVCGQCHSVLTLKGDPSRINVEGATFRPGMDLRESHDLWQLHSSEMNELLQNESIRDRVVSTNRGTFYSDGVVRVSGREYTALEQSGCFQRGEMSCLSCHQLHQAADDTRSDKDWANDQLKPSSYGNDACLQCHDQQQYSTAHTHHAADSSGSNCYNCHMPHTAYGLLKAIRNHTISIPDLKRDLAADRPNACNQCHLDKTLKWTADYLNEWYAIEEPDLDAEQSEVAGSILWLLKGDAANRAMAAWTMGWSDAQAVSGNDWQSIYLAQLLNDPYLAVRMIARRSLQALPGLADLKIKPLGSDSERGDAIRSIIARWNQEHHTANPALLIGPTNAVKTKRIDALMKQRDDTPMALTE; encoded by the coding sequence ATGAATGGAGCAGTCCTCTGCTTGAGTGTCGTCATCGGGATGGTTTGTGGCGGGCTTGTCTGGTGGCTCAAGCGTTCGATCCTCGCCGCGGTCCTGGTGCCCGTTGTCGTGGTGGCCCTCGTCGCGCTCGCTCTGCCCCCGGCGGCTGCGCCGGTTGCGCCGCGGCCAGATGCGCCGCGAGCAGATGCGCCGCGGCCGGATGCACTCGGGTCGGAACCGCTGACACCGCAACCGCAGCAAGACGTGCCGACGTCGGCAAAGCTTGCGGCATTTCGTCCCATTGAAGTTCCTGATCATGGCTATGTCGCATCGGATGCCTGTCGCGAATGCCATCCCCAAAACCACGCGACCTGGTTCGCTTCGTATCATCGCACGATGACTCAAGTGGCCGACCCCGAGGTGGTGCTGGGCGACTTCGATGACGTGAAGCTGTCGCAACATGGGCGCGACTATCAGCTCAGAGAATTCGACGGGGTGTGCTGGGTAGAAATGCCCGATCCCGCGGCCATTGCGGGGACGGCCGCGGCGTCACAACGCGTGCAACGACCGATCGTGATGACGACCGGTTCGCATCACATGCAGGCCTATTGGTTTCCTACCGGCGCGCGACGCACGTTGGCCATTTTTCCGTTTGTCTTTCTGACGGAAACGCAGGAATGGATCCCGAGGTCGGCTGCGTTTCTGAAGCCGAACGACGGTGGCGTTTCGCACGAACGAGGACGCTGGAATTCCGCTTGTAGTCAATGCCATTCTACGCACCCCCAAACGCGTGCATTGCCCCGAGGGGAGTGGGACACGCGCGCGGCTGAATTCGGGATCAGCTGCGAAGCCTGCCACGGCCCCGGACAGCCGCACATCGCCTACCATCGGGATTCGGCTGCGAACCAAAACCCAGCCGCCCGGTTGTCAAGCGATCCCATCGTGAATCCCGAGAACCTCTCGCACGTCCGGTCGTCGCAAGTCTGTGGTCAATGCCACTCCGTGCTGACCTTGAAGGGCGACCCAAGCCGGATCAACGTTGAAGGGGCGACGTTCCGGCCGGGCATGGATCTGCGAGAGTCACACGATCTGTGGCAGCTTCACAGCTCAGAAATGAACGAATTGCTGCAGAACGAGTCGATTCGCGACCGCGTGGTCAGCACCAACCGCGGAACGTTCTATTCCGACGGTGTGGTGCGTGTGTCGGGACGAGAATACACGGCGTTGGAGCAGTCGGGGTGTTTTCAACGCGGCGAGATGAGTTGCCTGTCCTGCCACCAACTTCATCAGGCGGCAGACGACACACGCAGCGACAAAGACTGGGCCAACGATCAGTTGAAACCGAGTTCCTATGGAAACGATGCGTGCCTGCAGTGCCACGACCAACAGCAGTATTCCACGGCGCACACCCATCACGCGGCGGATTCGTCGGGATCGAATTGTTACAACTGCCACATGCCACACACGGCGTATGGCTTGCTGAAAGCGATTCGCAATCACACCATCAGCATCCCTGACTTGAAACGGGACTTGGCCGCCGACCGCCCCAATGCGTGCAACCAATGCCACTTGGACAAGACCCTGAAATGGACGGCGGACTATCTGAACGAGTGGTATGCGATCGAAGAACCCGATTTGGATGCGGAGCAATCGGAGGTCGCCGGGTCCATTTTGTGGCTGTTGAAGGGGGACGCCGCCAACCGGGCGATGGCGGCTTGGACGATGGGCTGGTCGGATGCGCAAGCTGTCTCTGGCAACGACTGGCAATCGATCTACCTGGCTCAGCTCTTGAACGATCCGTATTTGGCAGTACGGATGATCGCGCGACGTTCGTTGCAAGCACTGCCAGGATTGGCTGATTTAAAGATCAAGCCCTTGGGATCCGATTCCGAACGCGGCGATGCGATTCGCTCCATCATCGCTCGCTGGAACCAGGAACATCACACCGCCAATCCGGCGTTGCTGATCGGTCCGACAAACGCCGTCAAGACCAAGCGGATCGATGCGTTGATGAAACAGCGTGATGACACGCCCATGGCGCTGACCGAATAA